A DNA window from Etheostoma spectabile isolate EspeVRDwgs_2016 chromosome 22, UIUC_Espe_1.0, whole genome shotgun sequence contains the following coding sequences:
- the tfr1b gene encoding transferrin receptor 1b, with the protein MDRVRSAFNSMIKSERYSRFTLQPADDGETHVEVKLSDGATEAGDQAGGSPSFRPAPPRRKRRTVCYLALGTLLIFVTGYLLGYLCHHETREESVNCGTEPEGKMVTPPVVAPTPEVPLYQLLTQKLTSRAFDKTLRDFDLPRRSAGSVEDRSLANRIFDQFKKAEMEPWTDIHYVQLQMPDSNRPNRVLFRSDVFKPTGYLAYSAPGEVKGKLVYGNYGRQEDLDVLQKQNIELKDNVLLLRAGKISFAEQVDNAATKGASAVLIYPDVQDYKYVADTELYGHVHLGSGDPYTPGFPSFNHTQFPPTQSSGLPKIPAQTITAKMALALLNKIGGPEPDASSGFKGDLPSVAYSLGGSENITVEVNNVLVNQEIHNVFGVIKGFTDPDQYVVLGAQRDAWGEGFAKATVGTSILIELAKAVREMVENDGFRPRRSLVFASWSAGEYGSVGATEWLEGYMSSIGKRVFTYISLDGVVMGSGSFIASASPLLHSLLENTMREVKCPFGSGTVYDVVGASNWEAKTLRPMSMDDPAYPFLAFSGIPSISFHFISPNTEAYTYYGTILDNKEHLNYATSHRTSEMVASAAQFAGQMALRLVHDHLLSLDVGRYSSVLTKAVSRVYKRINQLSQSGQLKGVNPNWLNRARGSFQRAAASIKTDIQNTDLNDKEACRILNDRIMSVEHSLLSPYVSPIETPFRHLLLGRGSHTLASIAETTDMGQLHIQLALATWNLQGCANAMEGNLWDIDEEI; encoded by the exons ATGGATCGAGTGAGGTCTGCGTTCAACAGCATG ATAAAAAGTGAGCGGTACAGCAGGTTCACTCTGCAGCCGGCAGATGACGGAGAAACCCACGTTGAGGTCAAACTGTCGGATGGCGCCACAGAGGCCGGGGACCAGGCCGGGGGATCTCCGAGCTTCAGGCCAGCACCTCCACGTCGCAAACGGAGAACTGTTTGCTACCTGGCCCTGGGGACTCTGCTGATATTTGTCACCG GCTACTTGCTCGGTTACCTCTGTCACCATGAAACTCGAGAGGAGTCGGTGAACTGTGGCACCGAACCGGAAGGAAAGATGGTAACGCCACCTGTTGTAGCACCAACTCCAGAGGTTCCGCTGTACCAACTCCTCACACAGAAACTCACCAGCCGCGCATTTGACAAAACTCTGAG GGACTTTGACCTGCCCAGGCGTTCAGCAGGAAGTGTGGAAGACCGGAGTCTGGCAAACCGCATCTTTGACCAGTTCAAGAAAGCGGAGATGGAGCCCTGGACTGACATCCACTATGTTCAGCTGCAGATGCCGGACAG CAACCGTCCAAACCGTGTCCTTTTTCGTTCAGATGTCTTCAAGCCTACAGGGTACCTGGCTTACAGTGCTCCTGGGGAAGTTAAG GGCAAGCTGGTGTATGGCAACTACGGTCGTCAGGAGGATCTAGAtgttctgcagaaacagaaCATTGAACTGAAAGACAATGTGTTGCTGCTCCGAGCCGGAAAGATCAGTTTTGCAGAGCAG gtTGATAATGCTGCCACAAAGGGGGCCTCTGCTGTTCTAATCTACCCTGACGTTCAAGATTACAAATATGTAGCAGACACAGAACTCTACGGACAT GTCCATTTGGGTTCAGGCGACCCCTACACCCCTGGATTTCCCTCCTTCAACCACACCCAGTTTCCCCCAACGCAGTCGTCCGGCCTCCCTAAAATCCCGGCCCAGACTATCACCGCCAAGATGGCTTTAGCTCTCCTAAA TAAAATTGGCGGCCCTGAACCAGATGCAAGCAGCGGTTTTAAAGGCGACCTCCCGTCAGTGGCTTACAGCCTGGGAGGCAGCGAGAACATCACTGTTGAGGTGAACAACGTGCTGGTCAACCAAGAGATCCACAATGTGTTTGGAGTCATAAAAGGATTCACTGATCCTG ATCAATACGTTGTACTGGGAGCTCAGAGAGATGCCTGGGGTGAAGGTTTTGCCAAAGCCACTGTCGGCACCTCAATACTGATAGAGCTGGCCAAGGCTGTTCGTGAGATGGTGGAGAATG ATGGGTTCAGACCCAGGAGAAGCCTGGTGTTTGCAAGCTGGAGCGCCGGAGAGTACGGAAGTGTCGGCGCCACCGAGTGGTTGGAG GGTTATATGTCCTCTATTGGAAAACGTGTTTTCACCTACATAAGCCTAGATGGAGTGGTCATGG GTAGTGGGAGCTTTATTGCCTCAGCAAGTCCGCTGCTCCACAGCCTCCTCGAGAACACGATGAGAGAG GTGAAGTGCCCTTTTGGTTCTGGCACTGTGTACGATGTGGTGGGTGCAAGTAACTGGGAGGCCAAAAC ACTGAGGCCAATGTCAATGGACGACCCCGCCTATCCGTTCCTGGCCTTCTCTGGAATTCCCTCCATCTCTTTCCACTTCATCTCTCCCAAC ACTGAGGCCTACACTTATTATGGCACCATCCTGGACAACAAGGAGCACCTCAATTACGCAACCAGCCATCGCACCAGTGAAATGGTGGCATCGGCGGCACAGTTTGCCGGCCAGATGGCTCTGCGACTGGTCCACGACCACCTGCTCAGCCTGGATGTTGGCCGATACAGCAGCGTCCTCACCAAGGCTGTGTCCCGAGTCTACAAACGCATCAACCAGCTCTCACAG TCTGGCCAGCTGAAGGGGGTGAATCCCAACTGGCTGAATCGTGCACGCGGCTCCTTCCAGCGAGCTGCTGCGAGCATCAAGACTGACATCCAAAACACTGACTTAAATGACAAGGAGGCCTGTCGGATCCTCAACGACAGGATCATGAGT GTTGAGCACAGCCTTCTCTCTCCATACGTGTCCCCCATTGAGACTCCCTTCCGTCACCTCCTGCTGGGTCGGGGCTCCCACACGTTGGCATCCATCGCCGAGACCACCGACATGGGGCAGCTCCACATCCAGCTGGCCCTGGCCACCTGGAACCTGCAGGGATGTGCCAACGCCATGGAGGGAAACCTGTGGGACATTGATGAGGAAATCTAA